A single region of the Variovorax paradoxus genome encodes:
- a CDS encoding CaiB/BaiF CoA transferase family protein: MPESNPLPYAGVRVVEFTHMVMGPTCGLLLADLGAEVIKVEPIEGDSTRRLLGSGSGFFPTFNRNKKSIALDLKTPAGVEAALRLVATADIVSENFKPGTMKKLGLDYDSLKQLNPRLIYVSHKGFLPGPYDHRTALDEVVQMMGGLAYMTGRAGDPLRAGTSVNDIMGGMFGAIGAMAALRQRELTGNGCEVQSALFENNVFLVAQHMMQFAATGKAADPMPSRISAWAVYDVFTVKDGEQIFLAAVSDKQWAIFCKAFGLEEMLADPRLKTNNDRVLAREWMMPILRSHLAGHSAAQLSAVFEQNELPFAPITKPQELFDDPHLNATGGIAPVRMNDGHMAKVPLMPFTLDGKRPGIRMQPPRIGEHTAELLKEVGYSDSEIAAFEARRAGAAG; the protein is encoded by the coding sequence ATGCCTGAATCCAATCCGCTTCCCTATGCCGGCGTTCGCGTCGTCGAGTTCACCCACATGGTCATGGGCCCGACCTGCGGCCTGCTGCTGGCCGACCTTGGCGCCGAGGTCATCAAGGTCGAGCCCATCGAGGGCGACAGCACGCGCCGCCTGCTCGGCTCGGGCTCGGGCTTCTTCCCGACCTTCAACCGCAACAAGAAGAGCATTGCGCTCGACCTCAAGACGCCCGCAGGCGTGGAGGCCGCGCTGCGCCTCGTCGCCACGGCCGACATCGTGAGCGAGAACTTCAAGCCCGGCACCATGAAGAAGCTGGGCCTGGACTACGACAGCCTGAAGCAGCTCAACCCGCGCCTCATCTACGTGAGCCACAAGGGCTTTCTGCCGGGCCCGTACGACCATCGCACCGCGCTTGACGAGGTGGTGCAGATGATGGGCGGCCTGGCCTACATGACCGGCCGCGCCGGCGATCCGCTGCGCGCGGGCACCAGCGTGAACGACATCATGGGCGGCATGTTCGGCGCCATCGGCGCCATGGCCGCGCTGCGCCAGCGCGAGCTCACCGGCAACGGCTGCGAGGTGCAGTCCGCGCTGTTCGAGAACAACGTGTTCCTGGTCGCGCAGCACATGATGCAGTTCGCCGCCACCGGCAAGGCGGCCGACCCGATGCCCAGCCGCATTTCCGCCTGGGCGGTGTACGACGTATTCACCGTGAAAGACGGCGAGCAGATCTTTCTCGCCGCCGTGAGCGACAAGCAGTGGGCGATCTTCTGCAAGGCCTTCGGGCTGGAAGAAATGCTGGCCGACCCGCGCCTGAAGACCAACAACGACCGCGTGCTGGCGCGCGAATGGATGATGCCCATCCTGCGCTCGCACCTGGCCGGCCACAGCGCCGCACAACTCAGCGCGGTGTTCGAGCAGAACGAGCTGCCCTTCGCGCCCATCACCAAGCCGCAGGAGCTGTTCGACGACCCTCACCTGAACGCCACCGGCGGGATCGCGCCGGTTCGCATGAACGACGGCCACATGGCCAAGGTGCCGCTCATGCCCTTCACGCTGGATGGCAAGCGCCCCGGCATCCGCATGCAGCCTCCGCGCATCGGCGAGCACACTGCCGAGCTGCTGAAAGAGGTGGGCTACAGCGACAGCGAAATCGCCGCCTTCGAGGCGCGCCGGGCTGGCGCTGCCGGGTGA
- a CDS encoding LysR family transcriptional regulator, producing MDRLKQLESFVSVATRGGLTAAAKAEGVAPAIMGRRLDALEARLGVKLLVRTTRRITLTHEGSAFLEDCQRLLTEFANAEASVSAGGVKASGHLRVTAPAGFGRRHVAPLVPRFHAMHPEVTISLNLSDRVVDVRGESFDCAVRVGDMPDSSLVSVRLADNRRRCVATPEFVRRHGMPKHPSELSRFACLTLSSDASQTRGWAFRLPAEEGEGGDELIYLRPEGPLDCSDGQVLHDWCLAGHGIAWRSTWEVEAEIDAGLLVPLLDDFAAPPNGIYAVFTGTKHLPLRVRLWLDFLKEQYGRPEFWGGRG from the coding sequence ATGGACCGCCTGAAGCAACTCGAATCCTTCGTCTCGGTGGCGACCCGCGGCGGTCTCACGGCCGCGGCCAAGGCCGAGGGCGTGGCGCCCGCCATCATGGGGCGACGCCTCGACGCGCTGGAGGCCAGGCTGGGCGTGAAGCTGCTGGTGCGCACCACGCGGCGCATCACGCTCACACACGAAGGCAGCGCCTTTCTCGAGGACTGCCAGCGCCTGCTGACCGAATTCGCCAATGCGGAGGCCAGCGTGAGCGCCGGCGGCGTCAAGGCCAGCGGGCACTTGCGCGTCACGGCGCCGGCGGGCTTTGGCCGCCGCCATGTGGCGCCGCTGGTGCCGCGGTTCCATGCGATGCACCCCGAAGTCACGATCTCGCTCAACCTCAGCGACCGCGTGGTCGACGTGCGCGGCGAGAGCTTCGACTGCGCGGTGCGTGTGGGCGACATGCCCGATTCGTCGCTGGTGAGCGTCCGGCTCGCCGACAACCGGCGTCGCTGCGTCGCCACGCCCGAATTCGTGCGCCGCCACGGCATGCCCAAGCACCCGAGCGAGCTGTCGCGCTTCGCCTGCCTCACGTTGTCGAGCGATGCCTCGCAGACGCGCGGCTGGGCATTCCGCCTGCCGGCCGAAGAGGGCGAGGGCGGCGACGAACTGATCTACCTGCGGCCCGAGGGCCCGCTCGATTGTTCCGACGGACAGGTGTTGCACGACTGGTGCCTGGCCGGCCACGGCATTGCCTGGCGCAGCACCTGGGAGGTCGAGGCCGAGATCGACGCGGGTTTGCTGGTGCCGCTGCTCGATGATTTCGCCGCGCCGCCCAACGGCATCTACGCCGTGTTCACGGGCACCAAGCACCTGCCGCTGCGGGTGCGGCTGTGGCTTGATTTCCTCAAGGAGCAATACGGACGCCCCGAATTCTGGGGCGGAAGAGGGTAA
- a CDS encoding DUF2214 family protein: MTLEAILAYLHLLAILTMVVFISSEAALCRVQWLNAAVVERLAKVDLVYGMAAIAVLATGIARTVWGVKGTAWYWTNPLLHVKLGLFIIIGVLSIFPTLTYFRWRKALRANGTLPTEDDVKKTRKLVMVQAHLIAVIPLVAVFLARGFGK; this comes from the coding sequence ATGACCCTCGAAGCCATCCTTGCCTACCTGCACTTGCTGGCCATCCTCACGATGGTGGTGTTCATTTCGAGCGAAGCGGCGCTGTGCCGCGTGCAGTGGCTCAATGCCGCCGTGGTCGAGCGGCTCGCCAAAGTCGACCTGGTCTACGGCATGGCCGCCATTGCGGTGCTCGCGACCGGCATTGCCCGCACGGTGTGGGGCGTGAAGGGCACCGCCTGGTACTGGACCAACCCGCTCCTGCACGTGAAGCTCGGCCTGTTCATCATCATCGGCGTGCTCTCGATCTTTCCGACGCTCACCTACTTCCGCTGGCGCAAGGCTCTGCGCGCCAACGGCACGCTGCCGACCGAAGACGATGTGAAAAAAACGCGCAAGCTGGTCATGGTGCAGGCCCACCTGATTGCGGTGATTCCGCTGGTCGCCGTGTTCCTTGCGCGCGGCTTCGGCAAATAG
- a CDS encoding fused MFS/spermidine synthase produces the protein MERAGIQFLFAGTIFSSAFLLFLVQPLIAKQILPWFGGSAAVWSICMVFFQAVLLAGYAYSDWVTRHLRVRTQAALHVGLLLASLAFLPLVVAAHLKPTGDEDPTWLILGLLLATIGLPYFLLSTTGPLVQSWVARTPWSARVYRYFSLSNLASLLSLLSYPVLIEPRSSLLRQAQGWSWGYGAFVVLCAGTTLLVAYRWSEALPAPASPAAAAAAGGEAPPRWSDALLWLALPALASWLLLAVTNHITQNVAAVPFLWILPLSLYLFTFVLCFESDRWYRRGVFLPLAAGVLVLCAFGLQHHIGSDVRTGLPIYVGGLFVLCMFLHGETARLRPAPRYLTRFYLMLSLGGAIGGAMVGLVAPHVLPAYYELGIGLTLTALAAVAVLRHRLWLRVSGVALAACCVFFLVAQIRSDRSGARHLMRNFYGALITFDVRRANPPSYVRLLSHGSIKHGEQFLDPLRRREPTTYYGATSGIGRAMAAAPGGPRRVGLIGLGAGTLASYGRSGDVYRIYEINPQVFELADSEFTFLRDSPAKTERVLGDARLALEREAPQGFDLLAVDAFSGDAVPVHLLTAEAMDVYLRHMKPDGIVAFHVSNRYLELAPVVARIAALKGVHAVLVSDDAKDSKWLNSTDWVLVARDPGVLAREPLRGAASPIALPADTRPWTDDFNNLLGVLK, from the coding sequence ATGGAACGCGCCGGCATCCAGTTCCTGTTTGCCGGCACCATCTTCAGCAGCGCGTTCCTGCTGTTTCTCGTCCAGCCGCTCATCGCCAAGCAGATCCTGCCTTGGTTCGGCGGCTCGGCCGCCGTGTGGTCGATCTGCATGGTGTTCTTCCAGGCGGTGCTGCTCGCGGGCTATGCCTATTCCGACTGGGTGACGCGGCATCTTCGCGTTCGCACGCAGGCCGCGTTGCACGTGGGCCTTCTGCTTGCGAGCCTGGCATTCCTGCCGCTGGTGGTGGCCGCCCACTTGAAGCCTACGGGCGACGAAGACCCCACGTGGCTGATCCTGGGCCTGCTGCTCGCGACCATCGGGCTTCCCTACTTTCTGCTTTCGACCACCGGGCCGCTGGTGCAGTCGTGGGTGGCGCGCACGCCCTGGAGCGCGCGGGTGTACCGGTACTTCTCCCTGTCTAACCTGGCCTCGCTGCTGTCGCTCCTGAGCTATCCGGTGCTGATCGAGCCGCGCAGCTCGCTGCTCCGGCAGGCGCAGGGGTGGTCGTGGGGCTATGGCGCGTTCGTGGTGCTTTGCGCGGGCACGACCCTGCTCGTGGCGTACCGCTGGTCGGAAGCCCTGCCGGCACCGGCATCGCCGGCGGCAGCGGCTGCGGCGGGCGGGGAGGCGCCTCCGCGCTGGTCGGACGCGCTGCTCTGGCTCGCCTTGCCGGCGCTCGCGTCGTGGCTGCTGCTGGCCGTGACCAACCACATCACCCAGAACGTCGCCGCGGTGCCGTTTCTCTGGATCTTGCCGCTGTCGCTGTACCTGTTCACCTTTGTGCTGTGCTTCGAAAGCGACCGCTGGTACCGGCGCGGCGTTTTCCTGCCGCTGGCGGCGGGCGTGCTGGTGCTGTGCGCCTTCGGCCTGCAGCACCACATCGGCTCGGACGTGCGCACGGGGCTGCCGATCTATGTGGGCGGCCTGTTCGTGCTGTGCATGTTCCTGCACGGAGAAACCGCAAGGCTGCGGCCTGCGCCGCGCTATCTCACGCGCTTCTACCTGATGCTCTCGCTGGGCGGCGCCATCGGCGGCGCCATGGTCGGGCTGGTCGCACCGCACGTGCTGCCCGCGTACTACGAACTGGGCATCGGGCTCACGCTCACTGCGCTGGCTGCCGTGGCCGTTCTGCGCCATCGCCTGTGGCTGCGGGTTTCCGGCGTGGCCCTGGCGGCCTGCTGCGTCTTTTTCCTGGTGGCGCAGATCCGCAGCGACAGGTCCGGCGCGCGCCACCTGATGCGCAACTTCTACGGCGCACTGATCACCTTCGATGTGCGCCGCGCCAACCCTCCGAGCTACGTGCGGCTGCTGTCGCATGGTTCCATCAAGCATGGCGAACAGTTTCTCGACCCGCTCAGGCGGCGCGAGCCCACCACCTATTACGGCGCCACCTCGGGCATCGGCCGGGCCATGGCCGCCGCGCCGGGCGGGCCGCGCCGCGTGGGGCTGATCGGCCTGGGCGCGGGCACGCTTGCGAGCTACGGCCGAAGCGGCGACGTCTACCGCATCTACGAGATCAATCCGCAGGTGTTCGAGCTGGCGGACAGCGAGTTCACCTTTTTGCGCGACAGCCCTGCGAAGACAGAGCGCGTGCTCGGCGATGCGCGGCTGGCGCTGGAGCGCGAAGCGCCGCAGGGCTTCGACCTGCTGGCGGTCGACGCTTTCTCGGGCGACGCAGTGCCGGTCCATCTGCTTACAGCCGAGGCGATGGACGTCTACTTGCGCCACATGAAGCCCGACGGCATCGTGGCCTTTCACGTGTCCAACCGCTATCTCGAACTCGCACCCGTGGTGGCGCGAATCGCGGCGTTGAAAGGGGTGCACGCGGTGCTGGTGAGCGACGACGCCAAGGATTCGAAGTGGCTCAACTCGACCGATTGGGTGCTGGTTGCGCGCGATCCGGGCGTGCTGGCGCGCGAGCCGCTGCGCGGCGCGGCTTCGCCCATCGCGCTTCCGGCCGATACCCGCCCCTGGACCGACGACTTCAACAACCTGCTGGGCGTGCTCAAGTAG
- a CDS encoding PsiF family protein produces MKKLLSLVALGACLSFGAAQAQDKAPAPVVVAPAATPATPATPAAKAPTAQQSKMTTCNQEAGDKKGDERKAFMKSCLSAKPAMTAKQTQQQKMKTCNADEKAKTLKGDARKAFMKECLSAKA; encoded by the coding sequence ATGAAGAAGCTCCTTTCCCTGGTCGCCCTGGGCGCCTGCCTTTCCTTTGGCGCCGCACAGGCGCAAGACAAGGCGCCCGCGCCTGTGGTCGTCGCCCCGGCCGCCACCCCCGCGACGCCGGCCACCCCGGCGGCCAAGGCCCCCACCGCCCAGCAAAGCAAGATGACAACCTGCAACCAGGAAGCGGGCGACAAGAAAGGCGACGAACGCAAGGCCTTCATGAAGAGCTGCCTGAGCGCCAAGCCGGCCATGACCGCCAAGCAGACCCAGCAGCAAAAGATGAAGACCTGCAACGCCGACGAAAAGGCCAAGACCCTCAAGGGCGACGCGCGCAAGGCCTTCATGAAGGAATGCCTGAGCGCCAAGGCCTGA
- the argS gene encoding arginine--tRNA ligase: protein MLLVKQELLAALANTLESLSPGAGSKAAFESPKVAAHGDFASTAAMQLAKPLGRKPRELAEELSAALLATPVFGQWVEAIEIAGPGFLNIRLKTSAKQQIVREVLNAADAFGQQPATGEKVLVEFVSANPTGPLHVGHGRQAALGDAICNLRASQGDTVWREFYYNDAGVQIQTLANSTQLRARGFKPGDPEWPSGEKAPAYNGDYIADIAEDFKAKKTVKSDDREYTASGNIDDLDSIREFAVAYLRREQDLDLQAFRVRFDNYYLESSLYTSGRVEAAVQKLVAAGKTYEQDGALWLKSTDYGDDKDRVMKKQDGTYTYFVPDVAYHIAKWERGFHKVVNIQGTDHHGTIARVRAGLQAAGVGIPEGYPDYVLHTMVRVMKGGEEVKISKRAGSYVTLRDLIEWTSTDAVRFFLLSRKPDTEYTFDVDLAVTKNNDNPVYYVQYAHARICSVLAGWGGDAATLKNVDLSPLESPAAQALMLLLAKYPAMLTAAAKDFAPHDVTFYLRELAASYHSYYDAERILVDEEPVKLARLALVAATAQVLHNGLAILGVSAPSKM from the coding sequence ATGCTATTGGTCAAACAGGAGCTGCTCGCGGCGCTCGCGAACACGCTCGAATCCCTCTCGCCCGGCGCTGGCTCCAAAGCCGCGTTCGAGTCGCCCAAGGTGGCCGCCCATGGCGACTTCGCCAGCACGGCCGCCATGCAACTCGCCAAACCGCTCGGCCGCAAGCCGCGCGAACTGGCCGAGGAGCTCAGCGCCGCGCTGCTCGCCACCCCCGTTTTCGGCCAGTGGGTCGAAGCCATCGAAATCGCCGGCCCCGGCTTTCTCAACATCCGCCTCAAGACTTCCGCCAAGCAGCAGATCGTGCGCGAAGTGCTGAATGCGGCCGACGCCTTCGGCCAGCAGCCCGCCACCGGCGAAAAGGTGCTGGTCGAGTTCGTCTCGGCCAATCCGACCGGGCCGCTGCACGTCGGCCACGGCCGCCAGGCCGCGCTCGGCGACGCCATCTGCAACCTGCGCGCCTCGCAGGGCGACACGGTCTGGCGCGAGTTCTACTACAACGACGCCGGCGTGCAGATCCAGACGCTGGCCAACAGCACGCAACTGCGCGCCCGCGGCTTCAAGCCCGGCGACCCCGAATGGCCGAGCGGCGAAAAGGCGCCCGCCTACAACGGCGACTACATCGCCGACATCGCCGAAGACTTCAAGGCGAAGAAGACCGTCAAGTCGGACGACCGCGAATACACCGCCAGCGGCAACATCGACGACCTCGACTCCATCCGCGAATTCGCCGTGGCCTACCTGCGCCGCGAACAGGACCTCGACCTGCAGGCCTTCCGCGTGCGCTTCGACAACTACTACCTCGAATCGAGCCTCTACACCAGCGGCCGCGTCGAGGCGGCGGTGCAAAAGCTCGTGGCGGCGGGCAAGACCTACGAGCAGGACGGCGCGCTGTGGCTCAAGTCGACCGACTACGGCGACGACAAGGACCGCGTGATGAAGAAGCAGGACGGTACGTACACGTACTTCGTGCCCGACGTCGCCTATCACATCGCCAAGTGGGAGCGCGGCTTCCACAAGGTCGTCAACATCCAGGGCACCGACCACCACGGCACCATCGCGCGCGTGCGGGCCGGCCTGCAGGCCGCGGGCGTCGGCATTCCCGAGGGCTACCCCGACTACGTGCTGCACACCATGGTGCGCGTGATGAAGGGCGGCGAAGAGGTCAAGATCAGCAAGCGCGCGGGCAGCTACGTCACGCTGCGCGACCTGATCGAATGGACCAGCACCGACGCCGTGCGCTTCTTCCTCCTGAGCCGCAAGCCCGACACCGAATACACCTTCGACGTCGACTTGGCCGTGACGAAGAACAACGACAACCCGGTGTACTACGTGCAATACGCCCATGCGCGCATCTGCTCGGTGCTGGCCGGCTGGGGCGGCGACGCCGCCACGCTGAAGAACGTCGACCTGTCGCCGCTCGAAAGCCCGGCCGCGCAGGCGCTGATGCTGCTGCTCGCCAAATATCCGGCCATGCTGACGGCGGCGGCGAAGGATTTCGCCCCGCACGACGTGACTTTCTATTTGCGCGAACTGGCCGCCAGCTACCACAGCTACTACGACGCCGAGCGCATCCTGGTCGACGAAGAACCGGTAAAACTGGCGCGGCTCGCGCTCGTCGCCGCCACTGCGCAGGTGCTGCACAATGGCCTCGCGATTCTCGGCGTCAGTGCGCCGAGCAAGATGTGA
- a CDS encoding SPOR domain-containing protein, which yields MKKTTRQRGNIVIGLIIGLVLGLGVALGIAVYVTKVPIPFVTKTQRGGAEQDEAEARKNRDWDPNAPLAGKPGTPAKPPTAAGGPVAPAGGDNTAVAPGAAPPAPPVPVVVAPKPARPAPVPAEANPLPPSNDPLGDLARARAGGNSGSTTTAAAPSSSNNSAAPSSGPDPFMYFVQAGAFRTTDDAEAQRAKLSLMGVEARVTEREQAGRTVYRVRAGPFNKKDDADRLKERLDSGGLESALVRVQR from the coding sequence ATGAAGAAGACAACCAGACAACGCGGCAACATCGTCATCGGCCTCATCATCGGCCTGGTGCTGGGGTTGGGTGTCGCGCTGGGCATTGCGGTCTACGTGACCAAGGTGCCGATTCCGTTCGTAACCAAGACCCAGCGCGGCGGCGCCGAGCAGGACGAAGCCGAGGCTCGCAAGAACCGCGACTGGGATCCGAATGCGCCCCTGGCCGGCAAGCCCGGCACGCCCGCCAAGCCGCCCACGGCCGCAGGCGGCCCGGTGGCTCCCGCCGGCGGCGACAACACGGCCGTGGCGCCGGGAGCCGCGCCGCCCGCTCCGCCGGTGCCGGTGGTCGTGGCGCCCAAGCCGGCGCGTCCGGCGCCGGTGCCGGCCGAAGCCAATCCGCTGCCGCCCTCGAACGATCCGCTGGGCGATCTGGCCCGCGCGCGCGCCGGCGGCAACAGCGGCAGCACTACCACTGCTGCCGCGCCAAGCAGCAGCAACAACAGCGCGGCGCCGTCGTCCGGCCCCGATCCGTTCATGTACTTTGTGCAGGCCGGCGCGTTCCGCACCACCGACGACGCCGAGGCCCAGCGTGCCAAGCTGTCGCTGATGGGTGTGGAGGCCCGGGTCACCGAGCGCGAGCAGGCGGGCCGCACGGTCTATCGCGTGCGCGCGGGTCCGTTCAACAAGAAGGACGATGCCGATCGCCTGAAAGAGCGGCTCGACAGCGGCGGCCTCGAATCGGCGCTGGTGCGCGTGCAGCGCTGA
- a CDS encoding thiol:disulfide interchange protein DsbA/DsbL: MKRRDFSLAATSLGLISLAGNTAHAQARAPKAGTEYLVLDKRVPVDAPAGKVEVIEFFSYNCPHCNDFEPQLDAWLKTAPKEVAFRRVPVPFVGNDVEAKQRLYYALEAMGKVEEFQPKIFNAIHRQRQNVNGDTNIVAWATANGLDGAKFKEVFTSFSVASKAKRATQLTEAYKVAGVPALAVGGRWYVDGELAGNMTKALQVTNYLIGEAKKG; this comes from the coding sequence ATGAAACGTCGTGACTTTTCGCTGGCCGCCACTTCGCTCGGTCTGATTTCGCTGGCTGGCAATACGGCGCACGCCCAGGCGCGCGCGCCCAAGGCCGGCACCGAGTACCTGGTGCTCGACAAGCGCGTGCCCGTCGACGCGCCCGCCGGCAAAGTCGAAGTGATCGAGTTCTTCTCGTACAACTGCCCGCATTGCAACGATTTCGAGCCGCAGCTCGACGCGTGGCTCAAGACGGCCCCCAAGGAAGTGGCTTTCCGCCGCGTGCCGGTGCCCTTCGTCGGCAACGACGTCGAAGCCAAGCAGCGCCTGTACTACGCACTCGAAGCCATGGGCAAGGTCGAGGAATTCCAGCCGAAGATCTTCAACGCGATTCACAGGCAACGCCAGAACGTCAACGGCGACACCAACATCGTTGCCTGGGCCACGGCCAACGGCCTCGACGGCGCCAAGTTCAAGGAAGTGTTTACCTCGTTCAGCGTGGCCAGCAAGGCCAAGCGCGCCACGCAGCTGACCGAAGCCTACAAGGTGGCCGGCGTTCCGGCGCTGGCCGTGGGCGGCCGCTGGTACGTGGATGGCGAGCTGGCCGGTAACATGACCAAGGCGCTCCAGGTCACCAACTACCTGATCGGCGAAGCCAAGAAGGGCTGA
- the lptA gene encoding lipopolysaccharide transport periplasmic protein LptA: MTSHSYSNTTPLLDRIGRLARLGIGALCLAGAASGALAETADRTKPMNIESDAMRYDDLKQTSVFTGNVLVTKGTIIIRGARIDVRQDAEGYQYGVVTAAPGKRAYYKQKRNAPDEWIEGESEVIEYDSRADNVKFIRNAVMRRLIGATPNDESSGALIVYDQSNDTYTVNGSTVPPNAGVNAPSGGRVRTILTPKSATAPGAAAPAAGAQPAPAATQPAPGAGLRSTTTLGSEGEGRK, translated from the coding sequence ATGACATCGCACTCCTACTCCAACACCACTCCTCTTCTGGACCGCATCGGCCGCCTGGCCCGCCTTGGCATTGGCGCGCTGTGCCTGGCCGGCGCTGCCTCGGGCGCGCTGGCCGAGACGGCCGACCGCACCAAGCCGATGAATATCGAGTCGGACGCCATGCGTTACGACGACCTCAAGCAGACCAGCGTGTTCACCGGCAACGTGCTGGTCACCAAGGGCACCATCATCATCCGCGGCGCGCGGATCGACGTGCGCCAGGACGCCGAGGGCTACCAGTACGGCGTGGTCACGGCGGCGCCCGGCAAGCGGGCCTATTACAAGCAGAAGCGCAACGCGCCCGACGAGTGGATCGAGGGCGAGTCGGAAGTCATCGAGTACGACAGCCGCGCCGACAACGTCAAGTTCATCCGCAATGCCGTCATGCGCCGCCTGATCGGCGCCACGCCCAACGACGAAAGCAGCGGCGCGCTCATCGTCTACGACCAGAGCAACGATACCTACACGGTCAACGGCTCCACCGTGCCGCCGAACGCCGGAGTGAATGCGCCGTCGGGCGGACGCGTCAGGACCATCCTCACGCCCAAGTCGGCCACCGCGCCCGGTGCTGCCGCGCCTGCCGCCGGTGCACAGCCCGCGCCCGCGGCGACCCAGCCGGCACCCGGTGCGGGCCTGCGCTCGACCACCACCCTGGGTAGCGAAGGGGAAGGGCGCAAGTGA
- the lptB gene encoding LPS export ABC transporter ATP-binding protein — MIETAGTQNADGTPGSRLVVRGLQKSYGSRKVVKDVSLDVQKGEVVGLLGPNGAGKTTSFYMIVGLVRADAGEITIDGEPIAHMPIHRRARMGLSYLPQEASIFRKLSVEENVRAVLELQREPDGNGKPAPLTKQRIEERLSALLADLRVDHLRDSPALALSGGERRRVEIARALATQPRFILLDEPFAGIDPIAVIEIQRIISFLKERGIGVLITDHNVRETLGICDHAFIISDGHVLAQGTPSEIVDNAEVRRVYLGEHFRM, encoded by the coding sequence GTGATCGAAACCGCCGGAACTCAGAACGCCGATGGCACGCCGGGCAGCCGCCTGGTGGTGCGCGGCCTGCAAAAAAGCTATGGCAGCCGCAAGGTCGTCAAGGATGTCTCGCTCGACGTGCAAAAGGGCGAGGTCGTGGGATTGCTCGGCCCCAACGGCGCGGGCAAGACCACTTCGTTCTACATGATCGTGGGCCTGGTGCGGGCCGACGCCGGCGAGATCACCATCGACGGCGAGCCTATTGCGCACATGCCGATCCACCGCCGCGCCCGCATGGGCCTGAGCTACCTGCCGCAGGAAGCGTCGATCTTCCGCAAGCTCAGCGTCGAGGAAAACGTGCGCGCCGTGCTCGAGCTCCAGCGCGAGCCCGACGGCAACGGCAAGCCCGCGCCGCTGACCAAGCAGCGCATCGAAGAGCGCCTTTCCGCGCTTCTGGCCGACCTGCGGGTGGACCATCTTCGCGATTCCCCCGCGCTCGCGCTTTCGGGCGGCGAGCGGCGCCGCGTCGAAATTGCCCGCGCGCTGGCCACGCAGCCGCGCTTCATCCTGCTGGACGAGCCCTTTGCCGGCATCGACCCCATCGCGGTGATCGAAATCCAGCGGATCATCAGCTTTCTCAAGGAGCGCGGCATCGGCGTGCTCATTACCGACCACAACGTGCGTGAAACGCTGGGCATCTGCGATCACGCGTTCATCATCAGCGACGGGCATGTGCTGGCACAAGGCACACCCTCGGAGATCGTCGACAACGCCGAAGTACGCAGGGTGTACTTGGGCGAACACTTCCGGATGTAA